One window from the genome of Gemmatimonadota bacterium encodes:
- a CDS encoding NAD(P)/FAD-dependent oxidoreductase, translated as MKHVVIVGGGFAGLNAAKKLGGLRDVRVTLVDRQNYHLFQPLLYQVAMAGLSPADIATPIRSVLARCRNISVLQGSVEGVDLQARAVSADFGRLEFDYLLLCCGSMPSYFGHGDWEENAPSLKTIPQATEIRRRLLSAFETAERTNDPETRRQLLTFVVIGGGPTGVELAGAIGEMSRFTLARDFRNIDTRLTRVILIESGPRILSMFSEQQAARAARDLEKLGVQVWPNTLATDIDELGVQAGPERIASSTVLWAAGVRGVEVAGLIGRPGQQPERAQTNRGSGVETDRSESVTLDRGGRVVVDEDLSIPGHPNVFVAGDQACFTHQTGNPLPGTAPVAIQQGRFVAQTICRDLAGKPREAFLFVDRGQMATIGRSRAVAEIGRLRFSGWIAWITWLVVHVYFLVGFKNRLLVVLHWAWSYVTFRRGARLIVEREWRFGGRGGRKDKTVPARDETRTDGEV; from the coding sequence ATGAAACACGTCGTCATCGTCGGAGGGGGCTTCGCCGGTCTTAACGCGGCCAAGAAACTTGGCGGCTTGCGCGACGTCCGCGTTACCCTGGTCGACCGGCAGAACTACCACCTGTTCCAGCCGCTGCTCTACCAGGTGGCCATGGCGGGCCTGTCGCCCGCCGACATTGCCACGCCCATACGGAGCGTGCTCGCCCGCTGCCGAAACATCTCGGTGCTTCAGGGATCGGTCGAGGGGGTCGACCTGCAGGCGCGGGCCGTATCGGCGGATTTCGGCCGGCTGGAGTTCGATTACCTGCTGCTCTGCTGCGGGTCGATGCCGAGTTACTTCGGCCACGGAGACTGGGAGGAAAACGCGCCCAGCCTGAAGACGATCCCGCAGGCCACGGAGATTCGCCGGCGCCTGCTAAGTGCTTTCGAAACGGCGGAACGGACCAACGATCCCGAAACTCGCCGTCAACTGCTGACCTTCGTCGTCATCGGCGGCGGGCCCACCGGCGTCGAGCTTGCGGGCGCCATAGGGGAAATGAGCCGGTTCACGCTCGCTCGGGACTTCCGCAACATCGACACCCGGCTTACGCGGGTCATCCTGATCGAGTCCGGTCCGCGCATCCTCTCGATGTTCTCCGAGCAGCAGGCGGCCCGGGCGGCCCGGGACCTGGAAAAGCTCGGCGTGCAGGTCTGGCCGAACACCCTGGCGACGGACATCGACGAACTCGGCGTGCAGGCGGGCCCGGAGCGCATTGCGTCCTCAACGGTGCTCTGGGCGGCGGGTGTACGGGGCGTTGAAGTCGCGGGCCTGATCGGCCGACCTGGACAACAACCGGAACGCGCTCAAACAAACCGCGGGAGCGGCGTCGAGACGGACCGGAGTGAAAGCGTGACGTTAGACCGCGGCGGCCGCGTGGTGGTCGATGAAGACTTGAGCATACCCGGCCACCCGAACGTGTTTGTCGCGGGCGATCAGGCCTGTTTCACCCACCAGACCGGCAATCCCCTTCCCGGCACGGCGCCCGTGGCGATCCAGCAGGGCCGGTTCGTGGCGCAAACGATATGCCGCGACCTCGCGGGCAAGCCGCGGGAGGCCTTCCTGTTCGTCGACCGGGGCCAGATGGCGACCATCGGACGCAGCCGCGCCGTCGCGGAAATCGGCAGGCTCAGGTTCTCCGGATGGATTGCGTGGATCACGTGGCTGGTAGTTCACGTCTATTTCCTCGTGGGTTTCAAGAACCGATTGCTCGTCGTGCTGCATTGGGCCTGGTCCTACGTGACGTTCCGGCGCGGCGCCCGGCTGATCGTCGAGCGCGAGTGGCGTTTCGGCGGGCGCGGTGGGCGCAAGGACAAGACCGTGCCCGCCCGGGACGAAACCAGGACGGACGGGGAGGTATGA
- a CDS encoding FtsX-like permease family protein — protein MMPGNHIAIALRHMVRYRGYTAINVLGLAVGMICAILIFLYVRYELSYDRYHDKADRIYRIALNDSARSPRELGPMLQADFPEIQHFARMLPTIGTWIMKHEDRIYYEKSVYWVNNELFDVFTFPLVRGDPDHALEAPYTVVISEDTARKYFGDEDPMGKTIIADNGYMLLTVSGVMENIPENAHFHADFLISLASAYDKFEWNRSAGIWFSTLFYNYIVLPEGHPPEETQRKLPGFVERHVDASYLEDLDRYELTLQPVTDIHLYSHLENEHGANTDVAYVYILIAIGLFILVIASVNYVNLSTAQFVHRAREIGMRKVLGASRGQLIRQCLGESVLMTVMALLVALAAVYFIAPYFDALLGQPIASAHGLHPLWWLALPITAILIGLLSGAYPALVFSSVRAIPGLKEGRPYLPGGAWSRKILVVFQFAISTALIIGTGILFSQLNFIQHKNLGFEKDQVIVIPTVEQVATNYQPWKDALLQHPRVEGVSQAITLPGLFGTVGRPSTGTMQRAEDPDHVRHAVHGFQASVDFVETMGMELLAGRSHRGAFRNDTEWEHIVINEAALRVLGWERPEEAVGQQIRFASGYTHTVVGVVRDFHFRTLHQEIEPLVLFHGTGLHLVVRIRPEDIRSTLDNIEAAWSDFFPDFPFAYTFLDEDIDQLYRNELRIGYFFGVFALVAVFLTGLGLVALVSFTAERRTREVGIRKALGASARRLLAMLSAEFVVLVLVANIVAWPAAWLIMGRWLENFAYRIEMGWGIFFASAGAALLISLATIGYHVTRAVLANPAVVLRSE, from the coding sequence ATGATGCCAGGGAACCACATCGCCATAGCCTTGCGGCACATGGTCCGGTACAGGGGTTACACGGCCATCAACGTCCTCGGTCTGGCCGTCGGGATGATATGCGCCATCCTGATCTTCCTTTACGTGCGCTACGAACTCAGCTACGACCGCTACCACGACAAGGCCGACCGCATCTACCGGATAGCGCTCAACGACAGTGCCCGGTCGCCCCGTGAACTGGGTCCGATGCTCCAGGCCGACTTCCCCGAAATCCAGCACTTCGCCCGGATGCTTCCCACGATCGGCACCTGGATCATGAAGCACGAAGACCGGATCTACTACGAAAAGAGCGTGTACTGGGTAAACAATGAACTGTTCGACGTCTTTACCTTTCCCCTCGTGAGAGGCGATCCGGATCACGCCCTCGAAGCGCCGTACACGGTGGTCATCAGCGAAGACACCGCCCGAAAATACTTTGGCGATGAAGATCCCATGGGGAAGACCATTATTGCCGACAACGGCTACATGCTGCTCACCGTATCCGGCGTCATGGAGAACATCCCGGAAAACGCCCATTTCCACGCCGACTTCCTGATTTCCCTGGCTTCGGCATACGACAAGTTCGAATGGAACAGGTCTGCGGGGATCTGGTTCTCCACGCTGTTCTACAACTACATCGTCTTGCCGGAAGGCCATCCACCGGAGGAGACCCAGCGTAAACTGCCCGGTTTCGTGGAGAGACACGTCGACGCGAGTTACCTGGAAGACCTCGACCGTTACGAATTGACGCTGCAGCCCGTCACCGACATCCACCTTTATTCCCATCTCGAGAACGAGCACGGCGCCAACACGGATGTGGCCTACGTGTACATCCTGATCGCCATCGGGCTGTTCATCCTGGTCATCGCCTCGGTGAATTATGTAAACCTGTCCACCGCACAGTTCGTGCACCGGGCACGCGAGATCGGCATGCGCAAAGTACTCGGCGCGTCCCGGGGACAGTTGATACGGCAGTGCCTGGGGGAATCGGTCCTGATGACCGTCATGGCCCTGTTGGTTGCCCTGGCGGCCGTCTATTTCATCGCACCGTATTTCGACGCACTGTTGGGCCAGCCGATCGCCTCGGCCCATGGGCTGCACCCCCTGTGGTGGCTCGCCCTGCCGATCACCGCGATCCTCATCGGGCTCCTGTCGGGCGCATACCCGGCCCTCGTGTTTTCCTCCGTGCGGGCCATTCCGGGGCTCAAGGAAGGACGGCCGTATCTGCCCGGCGGAGCGTGGTCCCGAAAGATCCTGGTCGTTTTTCAATTTGCCATTTCCACCGCGCTGATCATCGGCACCGGCATCCTGTTCAGCCAGTTGAACTTCATTCAGCACAAGAATCTGGGCTTCGAAAAGGACCAGGTGATCGTGATTCCGACGGTCGAACAAGTGGCGACAAACTACCAGCCGTGGAAGGATGCCCTGTTGCAGCACCCCCGTGTGGAGGGTGTGAGCCAGGCCATCACCCTGCCCGGCCTTTTCGGCACCGTCGGCCGGCCGTCGACGGGCACGATGCAGCGTGCAGAGGACCCGGACCACGTCAGGCATGCCGTCCATGGTTTCCAGGCCTCCGTGGACTTCGTGGAGACGATGGGCATGGAACTGCTCGCGGGCCGGTCCCATCGCGGGGCTTTCAGAAACGACACGGAGTGGGAGCACATCGTGATCAACGAGGCGGCGCTGCGCGTCCTGGGCTGGGAAAGGCCCGAAGAGGCCGTCGGGCAGCAGATCCGGTTCGCCAGTGGATACACGCACACGGTGGTCGGCGTGGTCCGGGACTTCCACTTTCGCACCCTGCACCAGGAAATCGAACCGCTGGTGCTCTTTCACGGCACCGGCCTTCACCTGGTGGTCCGGATCCGGCCGGAGGATATCAGGAGCACCCTGGATAACATAGAAGCGGCATGGTCGGATTTCTTCCCCGATTTCCCCTTTGCCTATACGTTTCTCGACGAAGACATCGACCAACTTTACAGAAACGAATTGCGTATCGGCTACTTCTTCGGCGTGTTCGCCCTGGTGGCGGTTTTCCTGACCGGCCTGGGTCTGGTCGCCCTGGTCTCGTTCACGGCCGAGCGGCGCACCCGGGAGGTCGGCATTCGAAAGGCGCTGGGTGCTTCCGCGCGCCGCCTGCTCGCCATGCTGTCCGCCGAATTCGTCGTTCTCGTGCTCGTGGCCAACATCGTTGCCTGGCCGGCGGCCTGGCTGATCATGGGGCGCTGGCTGGAGAACTTCGCCTATCGAATCGAGATGGGCTGGGGGATTTTCTTTGCTTCCGCCGGCGCCGCGCTGTTGATTTCGTTGGCCACCATCGGCTATCACGTGACCAGGGCCGTGCTGGCCAATCCCGCGGTAGTGCTGCGCAGTGAGTGA
- a CDS encoding methyltransferase domain-containing protein: protein MEGPIESAQSWDPERYARNARFVADLGMPVVELLDPQPGERILDLGCGDGALTAKLVDMGCSVVGVDSSAEQIEAARNLGLEAHVTDGHALDFEGEFDAVFSNAALHWMGHPDEVIAGVRRALKPGGRFVAECGGHGCVDTIVKALTGALKRRGLWKEGINPWYFPTDEEYRRRLVRKGFDVQYIALIPRPTPLPGDIGGWLETFAESFTSRVPVVDRPEFLDEVREAMRPNLCDADGAWTADYIRLRFSAMKEG from the coding sequence ATGGAAGGCCCCATTGAATCTGCGCAGTCTTGGGACCCGGAACGCTACGCCCGCAACGCCCGGTTCGTCGCCGACCTGGGCATGCCGGTGGTCGAGTTGCTGGATCCGCAACCCGGTGAACGCATCCTGGACCTGGGATGCGGCGACGGCGCGCTGACGGCGAAACTCGTCGATATGGGCTGCAGCGTCGTCGGCGTGGACAGCAGTGCGGAGCAGATCGAGGCGGCGCGGAACCTGGGCCTCGAGGCCCACGTCACAGATGGGCATGCGCTGGATTTTGAAGGTGAATTCGACGCGGTGTTCAGCAACGCCGCCCTGCACTGGATGGGCCATCCCGACGAGGTGATCGCGGGCGTGCGCCGCGCGCTCAAGCCAGGCGGACGTTTCGTGGCCGAATGCGGCGGCCACGGGTGCGTGGACACCATCGTCAAAGCGCTTACCGGGGCGCTGAAACGTCGCGGCCTGTGGAAGGAGGGCATCAATCCCTGGTATTTCCCCACCGACGAAGAGTACCGGCGCCGGCTGGTCCGGAAGGGGTTCGACGTGCAATATATCGCGCTGATTCCCCGGCCCACCCCGCTGCCCGGCGATATCGGCGGCTGGCTCGAGACCTTCGCCGAAAGCTTCACGTCCCGGGTGCCGGTCGTTGATCGCCCGGAATTCCTCGACGAGGTCCGGGAAGCCATGCGGCCAAACCTGTGTGATGCGGACGGCGCATGGACGGCAGACTATATACGGTTGCGGTTTTCGGCAATGAAGGAGGGGTGA
- a CDS encoding ankyrin repeat domain-containing protein, whose protein sequence is MAPKKAALDSETVHRFVYDAHSDFESVKALLDNEPALVNACWDWGGGDWETGLGAAAHMGRRDIAEYLLQHGARIDLYAAAMLGKLSIVQAVLADNLSEKDKPGPHGISLMAHARKGGKEAAEVVKLLRSLDKKPK, encoded by the coding sequence ATGGCTCCCAAGAAGGCAGCATTAGATTCGGAAACGGTACATCGATTCGTTTACGACGCCCATAGCGATTTCGAGAGCGTCAAGGCATTGCTGGATAACGAGCCTGCGCTGGTCAATGCCTGCTGGGACTGGGGCGGCGGCGACTGGGAAACCGGGCTCGGGGCGGCCGCGCATATGGGGCGCAGGGACATCGCGGAATACCTGCTGCAGCATGGGGCGCGCATCGACCTCTATGCCGCGGCCATGTTGGGGAAGCTGAGCATCGTGCAGGCCGTTCTCGCCGACAATCTATCTGAAAAAGACAAGCCGGGTCCCCACGGGATTTCGCTTATGGCCCACGCGAGAAAGGGAGGAAAGGAAGCCGCGGAAGTCGTTAAGCTGCTGAGGTCCCTGGACAAGAAGCCGAAGTAA
- a CDS encoding chromosome partitioning protein ParB codes for MRRPIQTHSTERDGKRYIWYTERLWELAKDLPEYDADVERFEELDRDCWFGEGRTPNIREVADHCRRINEADPRIPVIINDNGRLMDGGHRLARALLEGRKTVKAVRFEEMPEPDEIEEL; via the coding sequence ATGCGGAGACCCATCCAAACCCATTCGACAGAGCGCGACGGCAAGCGTTACATCTGGTACACCGAACGGCTGTGGGAGCTGGCGAAGGATCTGCCGGAATACGATGCCGACGTCGAACGTTTCGAGGAGCTCGACCGGGACTGCTGGTTCGGCGAGGGCAGGACGCCGAACATACGAGAGGTGGCCGACCACTGCCGGCGAATCAACGAGGCCGACCCTCGAATCCCGGTGATCATAAACGACAACGGGCGACTGATGGACGGTGGTCATCGGCTTGCGCGGGCGCTGCTCGAGGGCAGGAAAACGGTCAAGGCGGTGCGGTTCGAAGAAATGCCGGAGCCGGATGAGATCGAGGAGTTGTAG
- a CDS encoding Fic family protein has product MAKPNEKLATSLAQLEKLQKGGRRVFRSTELTRVHRERLLKNGYIQEVMKDWLISSNPDASPGDTTSWYASFWEFCVSYCTARFGDAWNLSPEQSLLLHAERTAIPRQIIIYTPKGTNNSVELLFGTSLYDLKQKDKPADEDVTTRDGLKLFVPEAALVKVTEAFFVRNPVEAQIVLSGVRDAGDVLGRLLDGGHSAVAGRLAGAYRRIGRTAMADEMLKVMKIAGYDVRESDPFEPAQAFGALKRTQEPIAMRLQSLWETFREPVIATFPKAPALPQGPSAYLSFVDGIYHNDAYHSLSIEGYFVTPELIERVRSGNWDPDVNEADRQSRDALAARGYWQAFQLVREAVGEVIDAANPGVLVREGHRDWYRELFQPSVAAGLITASVLAGYRNEAVFLRGSRHVPPRSEAVRDAMPTLFDLLENETVPSVRVVLGHWLFGYIHPYPDGNGRMARFVMNVMLASGGYPWTVIHVQDRTDYLAALESASIDQDIEPFARFLAEQVTRAMEQME; this is encoded by the coding sequence ATGGCCAAACCCAACGAAAAACTCGCCACGTCGCTGGCACAGCTCGAAAAACTCCAGAAGGGAGGAAGACGGGTTTTCCGATCCACCGAACTTACGCGCGTCCACCGCGAACGCCTGCTAAAAAACGGTTACATTCAGGAGGTCATGAAGGACTGGCTGATCTCGTCCAATCCCGATGCTTCTCCGGGTGATACGACTTCGTGGTACGCCTCGTTCTGGGAATTCTGCGTTTCATACTGCACAGCACGATTCGGCGACGCCTGGAATCTTTCCCCCGAACAATCCTTGTTGCTTCATGCTGAACGTACCGCCATCCCTCGGCAGATCATTATCTATACGCCTAAAGGAACCAACAACTCGGTCGAGTTGCTATTCGGTACGTCGCTATACGATCTCAAACAAAAAGACAAACCGGCCGACGAGGACGTCACGACGCGAGACGGGCTTAAGCTCTTTGTACCCGAAGCCGCGCTTGTCAAGGTCACCGAAGCGTTCTTTGTCCGCAACCCGGTTGAAGCTCAGATCGTACTTTCCGGTGTCCGTGATGCGGGCGACGTGCTTGGCCGGCTTCTCGATGGCGGCCATTCAGCAGTGGCCGGTCGGCTTGCCGGTGCCTACCGCAGGATCGGACGGACAGCAATGGCTGACGAGATGCTCAAAGTCATGAAAATCGCCGGTTACGATGTGCGCGAGTCCGACCCGTTTGAGCCAGCCCAGGCTTTCGGTGCGTTAAAGAGGACGCAGGAGCCGATTGCCATGCGACTGCAATCCCTGTGGGAGACTTTTCGGGAGCCGGTAATTGCGACATTTCCGAAGGCTCCTGCACTACCTCAAGGTCCGAGCGCTTATCTATCTTTTGTCGATGGCATCTACCACAACGACGCTTATCACTCTTTGTCGATTGAAGGCTATTTTGTGACCCCGGAACTGATTGAAAGAGTTCGATCGGGAAATTGGGATCCAGACGTAAATGAAGCCGACCGGCAAAGCCGCGATGCGCTTGCCGCGCGTGGTTACTGGCAGGCCTTTCAGCTGGTCCGCGAGGCAGTCGGAGAAGTGATCGACGCTGCCAATCCAGGTGTCTTGGTCCGAGAGGGCCATCGGGACTGGTATCGCGAGTTGTTCCAGCCTTCTGTTGCCGCTGGACTGATCACAGCTTCGGTTCTCGCCGGTTATCGCAACGAAGCCGTGTTTCTCCGTGGATCACGTCATGTACCGCCACGCAGCGAGGCCGTCCGCGACGCCATGCCAACCTTGTTCGACTTGCTTGAGAATGAAACTGTGCCTTCAGTGCGCGTCGTGCTGGGACACTGGCTGTTCGGATACATCCATCCCTATCCCGACGGCAACGGGCGTATGGCACGTTTTGTCATGAATGTCATGTTGGCCTCGGGCGGCTACCCGTGGACGGTCATTCACGTCCAGGATCGCACCGACTACCTTGCCGCGCTCGAAAGCGCGAGCATTGATCAAGACATTGAACCATTTGCACGGTTTTTGGCGGAGCAGGTAACGCGGGCTATGGAGCAGATGGAGTGA
- a CDS encoding Gfo/Idh/MocA family oxidoreductase codes for MTDSGDEAFQTVRATAPEHTYRGAVVGCGRMGSTIDDEHVGQPHYPWPWAHAPAMIEARGIDLVAAADEDPAKLADFRRRWECAALYTDYREMVEKEAIDVVCLTTRPKPRAEITLGLAELGVKAIFATKPMCRTLAEADAMIEACARHGVILAMACHLNWYGYYTTARRLIAEGAIGPLKTMVCHSPSTLSNIQSHTLALLRLFAGAPAQWVVGLIDTDEQARTNADIPGSGIVVYENGIRTILNSRSESHVYSWSLEFIGETGRIVSRNSHAQFELWAPNPVTGAPAQTHLPGPWHPRSSMVDAIEGVCRSIEAGKETICPGEFGREALEIAIALRESHRLGNVRVDLPLEDRGLRMG; via the coding sequence TTGACGGACTCCGGAGACGAAGCCTTTCAAACCGTGCGAGCCACCGCACCGGAGCATACCTATCGCGGCGCCGTGGTCGGTTGCGGGAGGATGGGCAGCACCATCGACGACGAGCACGTCGGTCAGCCCCACTACCCGTGGCCATGGGCGCACGCACCGGCCATGATCGAAGCCCGGGGGATCGATCTCGTGGCCGCCGCGGATGAAGACCCCGCCAAGCTCGCGGATTTCAGGCGGCGCTGGGAATGTGCGGCCCTGTACACCGACTACCGCGAGATGGTTGAGAAGGAAGCGATCGACGTGGTCTGCCTGACCACCCGGCCCAAGCCGCGCGCGGAGATCACGTTGGGACTGGCCGAACTGGGCGTGAAGGCCATCTTCGCCACGAAGCCCATGTGCCGCACGCTGGCCGAGGCCGATGCCATGATCGAAGCCTGCGCGAGGCACGGCGTCATCCTCGCCATGGCCTGCCATCTCAACTGGTACGGCTACTATACGACGGCACGCAGGCTCATCGCCGAAGGCGCCATCGGTCCCCTGAAGACCATGGTCTGCCACAGCCCGTCGACGCTGTCCAACATCCAAAGCCACACCCTGGCCCTGCTGCGGCTCTTCGCCGGTGCCCCCGCGCAGTGGGTCGTCGGCCTGATCGACACGGACGAGCAGGCGCGAACCAATGCCGATATCCCGGGATCGGGGATCGTCGTGTACGAAAACGGGATTCGCACGATCCTGAATTCCCGGTCCGAATCGCATGTCTACTCCTGGTCCCTCGAGTTCATCGGCGAAACCGGCCGTATCGTTTCCCGAAACTCCCACGCACAGTTCGAGTTGTGGGCGCCTAATCCAGTAACTGGCGCGCCTGCCCAGACTCACCTGCCCGGGCCCTGGCATCCCCGGAGTTCCATGGTCGATGCGATAGAGGGTGTCTGCCGATCCATTGAAGCGGGAAAGGAGACAATTTGCCCGGGCGAGTTCGGCCGCGAAGCCCTCGAAATCGCCATTGCCTTAAGGGAATCCCACCGCCTGGGCAACGTGCGGGTCGATTTGCCGCTTGAAGACCGGGGCCTGCGGATGGGGTAG
- a CDS encoding nitrile hydratase accessory protein, with protein MTDPQLSGGTNGPGDIPMGDIPMGDDGSPVFAAPWEASAFAITVRLSAQGFFTWDEWTATLSEEIRAAQREGDPDLGDTYYKHWLRALERLCRERGLVSQEEASDRKDAWQRAYLNTPHGKPVELI; from the coding sequence ATGACCGACCCGCAACTGTCCGGCGGTACGAATGGGCCGGGGGACATCCCGATGGGGGACATCCCGATGGGGGACGATGGCTCGCCGGTGTTCGCCGCGCCATGGGAGGCATCGGCGTTTGCGATCACGGTGCGGCTCTCCGCCCAGGGTTTCTTCACGTGGGACGAGTGGACCGCCACGCTGAGCGAGGAGATACGCGCGGCACAGCGTGAGGGCGATCCCGACCTGGGTGATACCTATTACAAGCACTGGCTCCGGGCCCTTGAGCGCCTCTGCAGAGAGCGCGGGCTCGTGTCGCAGGAGGAGGCGTCGGACCGCAAGGACGCGTGGCAAAGGGCGTATCTCAACACCCCGCACGGAAAACCGGTCGAACTGATATGA
- the nthB gene encoding nitrile hydratase subunit beta, with the protein MSGVHDMGGMRGFGPVRPEPESEEPVFHEEWEGRVYGIVRLIGLLGLWNIDMSRHNREQLPPADYLANSYYENWFAGIRQQLVRSGLVSKEELRTGRATAPVPEHIMEKVAHAEQVRAAPYMTTSYARPASSSPRFSPGDRVHAINCYPTGHTRVPDYVRGHTGIVLEHYGSQVYPDLSAQGVEEGRHLYNVRFESRDLWGESANANSAVYVDLWETYLEPAP; encoded by the coding sequence ATGAGCGGTGTACACGATATGGGCGGGATGCGGGGGTTCGGGCCGGTGCGGCCGGAACCGGAGTCCGAGGAGCCGGTCTTCCACGAAGAATGGGAGGGCCGGGTGTACGGAATCGTCCGGCTCATAGGACTTCTGGGACTGTGGAACATCGACATGTCACGCCACAACAGGGAACAGTTGCCTCCCGCCGACTATCTCGCCAACTCCTACTATGAGAATTGGTTCGCGGGGATCAGGCAGCAACTGGTCAGGTCCGGTCTCGTTTCGAAGGAGGAACTGCGGACGGGCAGGGCAACGGCCCCCGTACCGGAGCACATCATGGAGAAGGTTGCGCATGCCGAACAGGTGCGTGCGGCCCCTTACATGACTACGAGCTACGCCCGGCCTGCGTCCTCATCGCCCCGGTTCTCTCCGGGTGACCGTGTGCACGCGATCAATTGCTATCCAACCGGGCACACCCGGGTACCGGACTATGTTCGAGGCCACACGGGGATCGTGCTTGAGCACTACGGATCGCAGGTGTATCCGGACCTGAGCGCCCAGGGCGTGGAAGAGGGTAGGCACCTCTACAACGTACGCTTCGAGAGCCGTGATTTGTGGGGGGAATCGGCCAACGCGAACAGCGCCGTATACGTCGACCTCTGGGAGACGTACCTGGAGCCTGCACCATGA
- the nthA gene encoding nitrile hydratase subunit alpha — protein sequence MPNDHRHDQDHTDPPPDIELRVKSLESLLVEKGLVDPEALDALIDLYQDKIGPANGKHVVARAWTDEAFKRRLLDDPNAAIASMGYVGAQGEQMRVVENTDDVQNLVVCTLCSCYPWPLLGLPPVWYKSAPYRAKAVVDPRGVMAQFGTEVAERKEVRVWDSTSEMRYLVLPQRPEGTEGWSEEELMELVTRNAMIGVEEARRPESEVRKA from the coding sequence ATGCCCAACGACCACCGGCACGATCAAGACCACACGGACCCGCCCCCGGATATCGAGTTGCGCGTGAAATCGCTCGAATCGCTGCTTGTGGAGAAAGGCCTCGTCGATCCGGAAGCGCTGGACGCACTCATCGACCTGTACCAGGACAAGATCGGCCCGGCGAACGGGAAACACGTCGTGGCGCGTGCATGGACGGATGAAGCGTTCAAACGCCGGCTGCTTGACGATCCGAATGCCGCCATCGCATCGATGGGCTACGTAGGGGCGCAGGGCGAGCAGATGCGTGTCGTGGAGAACACGGACGACGTGCAAAACCTCGTGGTCTGTACGCTCTGCTCCTGCTACCCGTGGCCGCTCCTCGGCCTGCCCCCCGTCTGGTACAAGTCGGCGCCCTACAGAGCAAAGGCCGTCGTGGATCCGCGCGGCGTGATGGCACAGTTCGGTACGGAGGTTGCCGAGCGGAAAGAGGTGCGCGTGTGGGATTCCACTTCCGAAATGCGCTACCTCGTGCTGCCGCAGCGTCCCGAAGGCACGGAGGGATGGAGTGAGGAAGAACTCATGGAACTCGTAACCCGCAACGCCATGATCGGGGTCGAAGAGGCGCGCCGTCCGGAATCGGAGGTCCGCAAAGCATGA